In Crassostrea angulata isolate pt1a10 chromosome 4, ASM2561291v2, whole genome shotgun sequence, one genomic interval encodes:
- the LOC128180635 gene encoding cysteine-rich venom protein Mr30-like, with protein MGPGRCLFLVMVWTGALSAIASADHRQKRALRCPAKYQVIPNHSACLEKSPMASNSGVIDADKTTIVDSHNSYRAGVVPTAVLMYKMYWDDEIAMIAQNYADACKGLVHDSGRQRSIPGRFSVGQNLAAGDYDVGWGNIVKLWYDEVKDFTMNGTNNFGRVGHYTQVVSANSILIGCGFALCGTTRNYVCNYGPAGNMDYNNPYLAGTACSGCTGSCSGDLCDCTGKVCLNGGTMDPSTCSCSCKTPATTYVGDTCQLNCSIHADNSGCTTFYSPSHCDQYVNVPEDCPALCNVCPCAGIDNIIGDACILGSLDNGGNRLEPFQQSLFQISALLCLFTVGFLHM; from the exons ATGGGACCCGGTCGCTGTTTGTTTCTAGTAATGGTTTGGACAG GAGCCTTATCGGCCATAGCGAGTGCGGACCACAGACAGAAAAGAGCG CTTCGGTGCCCAGCAAAGTATCAAGTCATACCCAATCACTCGGCTTGTCTAGAGAAATCGCCAATGGCCAGCAATTCAG GTGTCATTGATGCCGACAAAACAACCATTGTTGACTCGCACAATTCTTACCGCGCTGGAGTTGTTCCCACCGCAGTTCTTATGTACAAGATG TATTGGGATGATGAAATAGCCATGATCGCACAGAACTACGCCGATGCCTGTAAGGGTCTCGTTCATGATAGCGGACGACAGCGGAGTATTCCGG GTCGATTTTCTGTGGGACAGAACTTAGCTGCAGGAGACTATGACGTCGGCTGGGGCAATATCGTTAAACTGTGGTATGACGAGGTGAAGGATTTCACAATGAACGGTACCAATAACTTCGGCCGTGTGGGTCACTATACACAG GTTGTGTCTGCCAACTCCATCTTAATCGGATGTGGATTTGCACTGTGTGGAACAACAAGGAATTACGTTTGTAACTATGGACCAGC CGGCAACATGGACTATAACAACCCTTACCTAGCCGGAACGGCCTGCAGTGGATGTACAGGGTCCTGCTCTGGGGATCTGTGTG aCTGTACTGGAAAAGTTTGTTTGAATGGCGGCACCATGGACCCATCAACCTGCTCTTGTTCCTGTAAAACACCGGCCACCACCTATGTCGGAGACACCTGTCAAT TGAATTGCTCCATTCACGCTGACAACTCCGGATGTACGACATTCTACTCACCCAGTCACTGCGATCAGTACGTAAACGTACCGGAAGACTGTCCCGCATTGTGCAACGTTTGTCCTT GTGCAGGCATAGACAACATCATTGGTGACGCCTGTATTTTAGGATCTCTAGACAATGGTGGCAACAGATTGGAACCTTTCCAACAATCTTTGTTCCAGATCTCTGCATTGCTTTGTCTATTTACTGTtggatttttacatatgtaa